The following are encoded together in the Glycine soja cultivar W05 chromosome 5, ASM419377v2, whole genome shotgun sequence genome:
- the LOC114412799 gene encoding two-component response regulator ARR11-like isoform X1, with product MDNGCFSSPRHDAFPAGLRVLVVDDDPTWLRILEKMLKKCLYEVTTCCLATEALKKLRERKDAYDIVISDVNMPDMDGFKLLEQVGLEMDLPVIMMSVDGETSRVMKGVQHGACDYLLKPIRMKELRNIWQHVFRKRMHEARDFESHEGFDFEGIHLMRNGSDHSDDGNLFAVEEITSIKKRKDADNKHDDKEFGDHSPMKKARVVWSVDLHQKFVKAVNQIGFDKVGPKKILDLMNVPWLTRENVASHLQKYRLYLSRLQKENDQKSSSSGIKHSDSPSKDPGSFSILDTANKQQNDVAIDSFSYSDGSLLLQMDATSHEGNLKGIVSEPTTEKRRGSTGDIPDPKIQKSSQKSLNQPFTSVESSEANHAVFDCTIPTQYSWSEFPKGPLKEEQKTLVQLEDSLSQLPLHGNGTQHHIHVDQSQSIASINSNPSITEEEVAAKLETKPLYAGYESDYVSPVSSIGSAVEVFPSQSKSLMVNDQSSEPTFTSNLSLKAQGFNRDCISDLDFYQRNLLLGGEVASAPLEEDLNFFLLQTECYNMNFGLQNIDMSEYYDPRLIAEVPSHFYDSADYSSVDQSLFIA from the exons TGACTACATGTTGTTTAGCAACAGAGGCCCTGAAAAAACTTCGTGAAAGGAAAGATGCATATGACATAGTGATCAGCGATGTGAACATGCCTGACATGGATGGTTTCAAACTTCTGGAGCAAGTTGGACTTGAGATGGATCTTCCTGTTATCA TGATGTCTGTTGATGGAGAAACAAGCAGGGTGATGAAAGGTGTTCAACATGGAGCATGTGATTATCTCCTTAAGCCTATAAGGATGAAAGAACTGCGAAACATATGGCAACATGTCTTTAGAAAAAGGATGCATGAGGCAAGAGATTTTGAAAGTCACGAGGGTTTTGACTTTGAGGGCATTCACTTAATGAGAAATGGATCAGATCACTCTGATGATGGTAACCTGTTTGCTGTAGAAGAAATTACctcaattaagaaaagaaaagatgcaGATAACAAACATGATGACAAAGAATTTGGAGATCATTCTCCCATGAAGAAAGCTAGAGTAGTTTGGTCTGTGGATCTTCATCAGAAGTTTGTCAAAGCAGTGAATCAAATTGGATTTGATA AAGTTGGTCCCAAGAAAATTCTAGATCTGATGAATGTTCCGTGGTTGACTAGAGAAAATGTTGCTAGTCACTTGCAG AAATACAGGCTCTACTTGAGTAGGTTGCAAAAGGAGAATGatcagaaatcttcctcaagtgGAATAAAGCATTCGGATTCACCTTCAAAAGATCCAGGAAGTTTTAGTATTCTAGACACTGCAAACAAGCAACAAAATGATGTTGCCATTGACAGCTTCAGTTATTCAGATGGAAGTTTACTACTTCAGATGGATGCCACTAGTCATGAAGGTAATCTCAAGGGAATTGTGTCAGAGCCTAcaacagaaaaaagaagaggTTCCACTGGTGACATTCCTGACCCCAAGATACAAAAAAGTTCACAGAAGAGCCTCAATCAACCTTTTACATCTGTAGAGTCATCAGAAGCAAACCATGCAGTCTTTGATTGCACCATACCAACACAGTACTCTTGGAGTGAGTTTCCAAAAGGGCCACTCAAAGAAGAACAGAAGACACTTGTTCAATTAGAGGATAGCCTCAGCCAGTTGCCATTGCATGGTAATGGTACACAGCATCACATTCACGTTGATCAGTCACAATCAATTGCCTCAATTAATTCCAATCCCTCTATAACAGAAGAAGAGGTTGCTGCCAAATTAGAGACCAAACCGTTGTATGCTGGTTACGAGAGTGATTATGTGAGTCCTGTGAGTTCAATAGGATCTGCAGTTGAAGTCTTTCCTAGTCAATCCAAAAGCCTTATGGTGAATGATCAATCTTCAGAGCCCACTTTCACCTCAAACTTGAGCTTGAAGGCTCAGGGATTTAATCGAGATTGCATTTCTGATCTGGATTTTTACCAAAGAAACCTATTATTGGGTGGTGAGGTAGCTTCTGCACCTTTGGAGGAGGACCTGAATTTCTTTTTGCTACAAACTGAATGCTACAACATGAATTTTGGCCTGCAGAATATAGATATGTCAGAGTATTATGATCCAAGGCTTATTGCTGAAGTCCCTAGCCACTTTTATGATTCAGCAGATTATTCATCAGTAGATCAAAGTCTATTCATAGCATGA
- the LOC114412799 gene encoding two-component response regulator ARR11-like isoform X2, whose amino-acid sequence MDNGCFSSPRHDAFPAGLRVLVVDDDPTWLRILEKMLKKCLYEVTTCCLATEALKKLRERKDAYDIVISDVNMPDMDGFKLLEQVGLEMDLPVIMMSVDGETSRVMKGVQHGACDYLLKPIRMKELRNIWQHVFRKRMHEARDFESHEGFDFEGIHLMRNGSDHSDDGNLFAVEEITSIKKRKDADNKHDDKEFGDHSPMKKARVVWSVDLHQKFVKAVNQIGFDIGPKKILDLMNVPWLTRENVASHLQKYRLYLSRLQKENDQKSSSSGIKHSDSPSKDPGSFSILDTANKQQNDVAIDSFSYSDGSLLLQMDATSHEGNLKGIVSEPTTEKRRGSTGDIPDPKIQKSSQKSLNQPFTSVESSEANHAVFDCTIPTQYSWSEFPKGPLKEEQKTLVQLEDSLSQLPLHGNGTQHHIHVDQSQSIASINSNPSITEEEVAAKLETKPLYAGYESDYVSPVSSIGSAVEVFPSQSKSLMVNDQSSEPTFTSNLSLKAQGFNRDCISDLDFYQRNLLLGGEVASAPLEEDLNFFLLQTECYNMNFGLQNIDMSEYYDPRLIAEVPSHFYDSADYSSVDQSLFIA is encoded by the exons TGACTACATGTTGTTTAGCAACAGAGGCCCTGAAAAAACTTCGTGAAAGGAAAGATGCATATGACATAGTGATCAGCGATGTGAACATGCCTGACATGGATGGTTTCAAACTTCTGGAGCAAGTTGGACTTGAGATGGATCTTCCTGTTATCA TGATGTCTGTTGATGGAGAAACAAGCAGGGTGATGAAAGGTGTTCAACATGGAGCATGTGATTATCTCCTTAAGCCTATAAGGATGAAAGAACTGCGAAACATATGGCAACATGTCTTTAGAAAAAGGATGCATGAGGCAAGAGATTTTGAAAGTCACGAGGGTTTTGACTTTGAGGGCATTCACTTAATGAGAAATGGATCAGATCACTCTGATGATGGTAACCTGTTTGCTGTAGAAGAAATTACctcaattaagaaaagaaaagatgcaGATAACAAACATGATGACAAAGAATTTGGAGATCATTCTCCCATGAAGAAAGCTAGAGTAGTTTGGTCTGTGGATCTTCATCAGAAGTTTGTCAAAGCAGTGAATCAAATTGGATTTGATA TTGGTCCCAAGAAAATTCTAGATCTGATGAATGTTCCGTGGTTGACTAGAGAAAATGTTGCTAGTCACTTGCAG AAATACAGGCTCTACTTGAGTAGGTTGCAAAAGGAGAATGatcagaaatcttcctcaagtgGAATAAAGCATTCGGATTCACCTTCAAAAGATCCAGGAAGTTTTAGTATTCTAGACACTGCAAACAAGCAACAAAATGATGTTGCCATTGACAGCTTCAGTTATTCAGATGGAAGTTTACTACTTCAGATGGATGCCACTAGTCATGAAGGTAATCTCAAGGGAATTGTGTCAGAGCCTAcaacagaaaaaagaagaggTTCCACTGGTGACATTCCTGACCCCAAGATACAAAAAAGTTCACAGAAGAGCCTCAATCAACCTTTTACATCTGTAGAGTCATCAGAAGCAAACCATGCAGTCTTTGATTGCACCATACCAACACAGTACTCTTGGAGTGAGTTTCCAAAAGGGCCACTCAAAGAAGAACAGAAGACACTTGTTCAATTAGAGGATAGCCTCAGCCAGTTGCCATTGCATGGTAATGGTACACAGCATCACATTCACGTTGATCAGTCACAATCAATTGCCTCAATTAATTCCAATCCCTCTATAACAGAAGAAGAGGTTGCTGCCAAATTAGAGACCAAACCGTTGTATGCTGGTTACGAGAGTGATTATGTGAGTCCTGTGAGTTCAATAGGATCTGCAGTTGAAGTCTTTCCTAGTCAATCCAAAAGCCTTATGGTGAATGATCAATCTTCAGAGCCCACTTTCACCTCAAACTTGAGCTTGAAGGCTCAGGGATTTAATCGAGATTGCATTTCTGATCTGGATTTTTACCAAAGAAACCTATTATTGGGTGGTGAGGTAGCTTCTGCACCTTTGGAGGAGGACCTGAATTTCTTTTTGCTACAAACTGAATGCTACAACATGAATTTTGGCCTGCAGAATATAGATATGTCAGAGTATTATGATCCAAGGCTTATTGCTGAAGTCCCTAGCCACTTTTATGATTCAGCAGATTATTCATCAGTAGATCAAAGTCTATTCATAGCATGA
- the LOC114412799 gene encoding two-component response regulator ORR26-like isoform X3 produces MPDMDGFKLLEQVGLEMDLPVIMMSVDGETSRVMKGVQHGACDYLLKPIRMKELRNIWQHVFRKRMHEARDFESHEGFDFEGIHLMRNGSDHSDDGNLFAVEEITSIKKRKDADNKHDDKEFGDHSPMKKARVVWSVDLHQKFVKAVNQIGFDKVGPKKILDLMNVPWLTRENVASHLQKYRLYLSRLQKENDQKSSSSGIKHSDSPSKDPGSFSILDTANKQQNDVAIDSFSYSDGSLLLQMDATSHEGNLKGIVSEPTTEKRRGSTGDIPDPKIQKSSQKSLNQPFTSVESSEANHAVFDCTIPTQYSWSEFPKGPLKEEQKTLVQLEDSLSQLPLHGNGTQHHIHVDQSQSIASINSNPSITEEEVAAKLETKPLYAGYESDYVSPVSSIGSAVEVFPSQSKSLMVNDQSSEPTFTSNLSLKAQGFNRDCISDLDFYQRNLLLGGEVASAPLEEDLNFFLLQTECYNMNFGLQNIDMSEYYDPRLIAEVPSHFYDSADYSSVDQSLFIA; encoded by the exons ATGCCTGACATGGATGGTTTCAAACTTCTGGAGCAAGTTGGACTTGAGATGGATCTTCCTGTTATCA TGATGTCTGTTGATGGAGAAACAAGCAGGGTGATGAAAGGTGTTCAACATGGAGCATGTGATTATCTCCTTAAGCCTATAAGGATGAAAGAACTGCGAAACATATGGCAACATGTCTTTAGAAAAAGGATGCATGAGGCAAGAGATTTTGAAAGTCACGAGGGTTTTGACTTTGAGGGCATTCACTTAATGAGAAATGGATCAGATCACTCTGATGATGGTAACCTGTTTGCTGTAGAAGAAATTACctcaattaagaaaagaaaagatgcaGATAACAAACATGATGACAAAGAATTTGGAGATCATTCTCCCATGAAGAAAGCTAGAGTAGTTTGGTCTGTGGATCTTCATCAGAAGTTTGTCAAAGCAGTGAATCAAATTGGATTTGATA AAGTTGGTCCCAAGAAAATTCTAGATCTGATGAATGTTCCGTGGTTGACTAGAGAAAATGTTGCTAGTCACTTGCAG AAATACAGGCTCTACTTGAGTAGGTTGCAAAAGGAGAATGatcagaaatcttcctcaagtgGAATAAAGCATTCGGATTCACCTTCAAAAGATCCAGGAAGTTTTAGTATTCTAGACACTGCAAACAAGCAACAAAATGATGTTGCCATTGACAGCTTCAGTTATTCAGATGGAAGTTTACTACTTCAGATGGATGCCACTAGTCATGAAGGTAATCTCAAGGGAATTGTGTCAGAGCCTAcaacagaaaaaagaagaggTTCCACTGGTGACATTCCTGACCCCAAGATACAAAAAAGTTCACAGAAGAGCCTCAATCAACCTTTTACATCTGTAGAGTCATCAGAAGCAAACCATGCAGTCTTTGATTGCACCATACCAACACAGTACTCTTGGAGTGAGTTTCCAAAAGGGCCACTCAAAGAAGAACAGAAGACACTTGTTCAATTAGAGGATAGCCTCAGCCAGTTGCCATTGCATGGTAATGGTACACAGCATCACATTCACGTTGATCAGTCACAATCAATTGCCTCAATTAATTCCAATCCCTCTATAACAGAAGAAGAGGTTGCTGCCAAATTAGAGACCAAACCGTTGTATGCTGGTTACGAGAGTGATTATGTGAGTCCTGTGAGTTCAATAGGATCTGCAGTTGAAGTCTTTCCTAGTCAATCCAAAAGCCTTATGGTGAATGATCAATCTTCAGAGCCCACTTTCACCTCAAACTTGAGCTTGAAGGCTCAGGGATTTAATCGAGATTGCATTTCTGATCTGGATTTTTACCAAAGAAACCTATTATTGGGTGGTGAGGTAGCTTCTGCACCTTTGGAGGAGGACCTGAATTTCTTTTTGCTACAAACTGAATGCTACAACATGAATTTTGGCCTGCAGAATATAGATATGTCAGAGTATTATGATCCAAGGCTTATTGCTGAAGTCCCTAGCCACTTTTATGATTCAGCAGATTATTCATCAGTAGATCAAAGTCTATTCATAGCATGA